CCGGCTTCTGCCTCTTCAGCGTCAGGGCGGTCGAATATGCCGGCAATCCCGCCTTCCTTGCCAAGCTCGGGCTGATTGCCTTTGGATTGCTCAACGTGCTCGCGGTGCATACCGGGCAGGGCTGGCGAATGGCAACCACGGTCGGCATTCTACGCCCTGCCATAAGAGTTTCGGCGGCTCTGTCGGCGGCGACATGGATCGCCGCGCTGGTGGCGGGACGCTGGATCGGATTTCTATGATGTGATCGCTCCCGATTTTCTCAACCGCGGCGCATATGAATTGCGTCAGGTGGAGGGGAGTTGAATATAACACGATGATCCATCATATTGCATTGCAATTGCAACGCATGAGGAACGTCATGAAAACGGCATCGCTCCCGTCTCTTCGCGTGGATCCTGAATTGCGCGCTGCCGCCGAAAGCGTTCTCAAAGAAGGCGAGAGCTTGTCGTCGCTGATAGAGGACTCTCTTCGCCGCCAGATCGATTATAGAAAGACCCAAGCGGAGTTCATCGCGCGGGGTCTGGTTGGCTTGGCTGACGCGCAGCGGACTGGTGTGTTTTACACAACGGACGACATTCAGGAGTTGATGCGCAAAAAGCTTGAAAAGGCGAAAGCCCGTAAAGCAGCACAGCAGAAATGACCTTCGAGCTAAAGTATACCCAGACCTTCTATGAAGATCTGGACCGGCTCGCCGATTTTCTGATCGAACGTGATCCGGATTTGGCGGAACGTGCCCTCAGCGCCATCCAAAAAGCGCTGATGATACTCCAGGATTTCCCGCTTATGGCCAGACGCGCATCTGCGGATGATCCTTTGCTGCGCGAGCTCGTCGTACCATTCGGTTCAGCCGGACATGTCATTCTTTTCAAAGTGATGAATGAAACGAGCGTCATTGTCCTCGCCGTCCGTCACCAGCGCGAAGAAGATTACCACTGACTATCTGTCGCTGACCACCCAGCGCAGATTGACCACGGCTCCTGGTTCGAGCGCGCCAGCGGTTTGCGCATCGTCCGCCGGTCTTCGATCTCTTCCATAGCAACTTGCTATAATCGGATAGTTGCGCTAGATTGCAGCCATAGCAAAATGCGATACACGATTCCGGATTTATGCACGTCATCACGCGGAAAAAAATCTGGGAGGCGAAAGACCGATGGCCTCAAACAGCCAATGCCCTGGATACCTGGTATCGACTGATGAAGTCGTCGGAGCCGACAGACTTCGCCGACATGAAATCACTGTTTCCGGCAACGGACAAAGTCGGGCGGCACCACGTGTTCGACATTGGCGGCAACAAGCTGCGCTTGATCGCGGTGGTGCACTACAAATTTAGGAAGGTCTATATTCAGCGGATTATGGATCATGCCGAGTACGACAAAGGAGCATGGAAGGGTTAGGCCGATGAGCGCACTTGTAAAACTGGTAAGCGAGCACTGGACGCATGTGGCTCCTCTTCTTGCCATGCCGGGCAATGAAGCTGAGTATGATCATCTCGTGAAGCAACTTGACGAGATTCTCGCTGAAGTAGGCGACGATGAGGATCATCCTTTGGCGTTGCTTGCGTCTCGCATGGCGGACCTTGTTGAGGCCTATGACGAGCAAAACCGCCCAATGCCTCCGGTGACTGGCGCCGATGCACTCCGTTATGTCATGGAGGAGCGCAGCCTTGGCCAGTCCGAACTGCCGGAAGTGGGCGCTCAGTCCGTCGTGTCTGAGATTTTGAGCGGGAAGCGACAAATCAATGTTCGACAAGCCCGCGCTCTGAGTGAGCGATTTCTGATACCGGCATCCGTATTTCTATCGCTCTGACGATAGACATTCCCGACGACCAGCGACAACCGGTCGGTGGCAGTGCTGCCCAATAGCTCTCTACGCTTCAGCGGTCGCTGACGGCCGCGCGCGGGTTGATCCACGGCTCCTGGTTTGAGCGCGCCAGCGGTTGTTTGCCGAGGATATGGTCGGCCGCCTTCTCTCCCGTCATGATCGAGTGTCCGTTCAGGTTGCCATAGGTGACGTACGGGAAGATCGAACTGTCGGCGACGCGCACCCTGTCGAAGGCTCGCGCGGCACGGCGGCTTCGACGTGGTTGTTCGAATCTATCCCCCGAATCCTCTGCCGCGACCATCCCACAGTCAGCCTCGCAGCATGCGACGAGCTTCGTAAGCTTCCAGGAACTCCGGAGAGGCGACGTCATCGGCCAGCGCGCGCAGCGCAGCCGCGGAAGGACCCAGCACCACCTCAACGCGCTGATTGGCATCAGCCCACAGGGCCAATGCCTCGTGCAGGCGTTGCTCGCCGGACGGCGTCAGCATTGCGTGCTTCGTCCGGCCATCATGTTCGTCAGGCATGAGCTCGACCAGTCCGTCCCGGACGAGCGGGCGAAGGGCGTGGGTCAAAGCGGAAATGCTGACGGCAAGGCGCTCAGCGAGCAATAGCAAGGTTGGCCATCCATGGCTGCCCTCGTGCAACGCTGCGATCTGGGTCAGAAGCCCGACCTGGGTGGCCTTCAGGCCGGTTGGCGCCACCGCCTCATCATAAATCTGCCCCAACCGCCGTGACGCGCGCCGGAGGGCGGTGTTTGTGCACACGAGTTCGGCCAGGAGTTCCGGCGGGCTCAGTCTGCCCGCGCGCAACTCCTCCCCTGGATCACCAATCGACAGTTTTTTGCCCATCCCAATAAAATAGTTGAGGGCTCATCCATTGACAAGACGACATCGCGACCATACGTAAACTTGAGCACTCAACCAAATAGGATTTTGACATGTCTGCATCATCGCTCAAGCCCGTCGCCCTCGTCACCGGCGCCTCCGCTGGCATCGGCGCCATCTATGCGGCGCGCCTCGCTGAAAAGGGGTATGACCTCATCCTCGTCGCCCGGCGGGCCGATCGTCTGAAGGCGCTCTCGGACAAGCTCGGCGCTGCCCACGGCACGAAAGTCGAGGTCGTGGAAGCCGACCTGACGAAAGACGCCGACCTCACCCGCGTCGAAAAGGTGCTGAAGGACAATTCAGCGATCACGCTCCTCGTCAACAACGCCGGCAACTCGACCTTGGCTCCGGTCGCCAAGACCGCTGAGGAAGACGCGGCCGCGATGATCGCACTCAACGTCACTGCGCTCACGCGGCTGACACACGCCGTTCTGCCTGCATTCCTCAGCCGCAACCACGGCGCGATCATCAACGTCGCTTCGGTCTTGTCCTTTCATGCCCTGCCGATTAGCGCGATCTACAGCGGCACCAAGGGCTATGTGATGAACTTCAGCCGGGGTCTGCAGCAGGAATTGGCTGGGACCAATGTCCGCCTGCAACTCGTCATGCCGGCGGCCACGGCGACCGAACTCTGGGATTTGTCGGGCGTACCGCTGGCGTCGCTCAACCAGGCGACCGTCATGACGTCGGAAAACCTGGTCGACGCCGCCCTGGCCGGTTTCGACAAGGGCGAAGATATCACGCTGCCATCCGTTGCCGACGCCAGTCTGTGGGACAAGTTCGACCAAGCCCGATCCACACTGTTCGCCGCGACGCAGACCGGTGAACCTGCGCCCCGTTACCGCGCCGTCTAGACACCCGAAGGATCGAGCGCACGGATTAACCCCTACGCCAGCGGCGTCGGCAGATCCGTGCGGTTGATTGATATTCATTTTAAGGAGATTCCATTGCCCAGCTTGTTCGACCAATTCACGCTGAAAGGCGTCATCCTCCGAAACCGCATCGCGGTATCCCCTATGTGCCAATATTCCGCAACGGATGGCGTTCCGAACGACTGGCACGCCGTCCATCTCACAAGCTTTGCGCGCGGTGGCGCTGGCCTCGTCAACGTCGAAGCCACGGCTGTCTCTCCGGAGGGGCGGATCACGCCGGGCTGCACCGGTCTTTGGAATGATGTCCAGGCCGAGGCTTTTGAGCCGATCGTCGCCGGCATCGAAAAGGCGGGCGCGGTTGCAGGGATCCAGATCGGCCACGCCGGCCGCAAGGCCAGTGCAAACCGTCCTTGGGAAGGCGACGATCATATCGCCGATAGCGATTCGCGCGGCTGGGAAACCATCGCACCGTCCGCCATCGCGTTCGGCGGCGGCTTGGCCAAGGTGCCGCGCGCCATGACGAAGGCCGACATAGATCGCGTCCGCG
The Rhizobium leguminosarum DNA segment above includes these coding regions:
- a CDS encoding type II toxin-antitoxin system HigB family toxin, whose translation is MHVITRKKIWEAKDRWPQTANALDTWYRLMKSSEPTDFADMKSLFPATDKVGRHHVFDIGGNKLRLIAVVHYKFRKVYIQRIMDHAEYDKGAWKG
- a CDS encoding MarR family winged helix-turn-helix transcriptional regulator codes for the protein MGKKLSIGDPGEELRAGRLSPPELLAELVCTNTALRRASRRLGQIYDEAVAPTGLKATQVGLLTQIAALHEGSHGWPTLLLLAERLAVSISALTHALRPLVRDGLVELMPDEHDGRTKHAMLTPSGEQRLHEALALWADANQRVEVVLGPSAAALRALADDVASPEFLEAYEARRMLRG
- a CDS encoding helix-turn-helix domain-containing protein — translated: MSALVKLVSEHWTHVAPLLAMPGNEAEYDHLVKQLDEILAEVGDDEDHPLALLASRMADLVEAYDEQNRPMPPVTGADALRYVMEERSLGQSELPEVGAQSVVSEILSGKRQINVRQARALSERFLIPASVFLSL
- a CDS encoding type II toxin-antitoxin system RelE/ParE family toxin gives rise to the protein MTFELKYTQTFYEDLDRLADFLIERDPDLAERALSAIQKALMILQDFPLMARRASADDPLLRELVVPFGSAGHVILFKVMNETSVIVLAVRHQREEDYH
- a CDS encoding YlcI/YnfO family protein; this translates as MKTASLPSLRVDPELRAAAESVLKEGESLSSLIEDSLRRQIDYRKTQAEFIARGLVGLADAQRTGVFYTTDDIQELMRKKLEKAKARKAAQQK
- a CDS encoding SDR family NAD(P)-dependent oxidoreductase; this encodes MSASSLKPVALVTGASAGIGAIYAARLAEKGYDLILVARRADRLKALSDKLGAAHGTKVEVVEADLTKDADLTRVEKVLKDNSAITLLVNNAGNSTLAPVAKTAEEDAAAMIALNVTALTRLTHAVLPAFLSRNHGAIINVASVLSFHALPISAIYSGTKGYVMNFSRGLQQELAGTNVRLQLVMPAATATELWDLSGVPLASLNQATVMTSENLVDAALAGFDKGEDITLPSVADASLWDKFDQARSTLFAATQTGEPAPRYRAV
- a CDS encoding DUF6644 family protein, with protein sequence MMDTLEWLSATTPALALRRSGTLYMFVNAAHILAIGLLVGAILPLDLRLAGFFRKVPVEIVAPFLSRSASVGLAAAIVTGFCLFSVRAVEYAGNPAFLAKLGLIAFGLLNVLAVHTGQGWRMATTVGILRPAIRVSAALSAATWIAALVAGRWIGFL